The following coding sequences are from one Bos taurus isolate L1 Dominette 01449 registration number 42190680 breed Hereford chromosome 26, ARS-UCD2.0, whole genome shotgun sequence window:
- the C26H6orf52 gene encoding putative uncharacterized protein C6orf52 homolog, whose translation MASRELCLLLVQEAVSRTHSLPAHSQSLENCVHCWTVLAQSEARLPFLPGSPLRQPVEPQQGGYPPGYSSGRGAGGNGPNLYSACETSGHPSETSLPPKETTSLAENQDEDSLEDPNLHLNIEELNKEFMVKSEELYQSLMNCHWQPLDTVYSEIPDKTPQEQDAH comes from the exons ATGGCGAGTAGGGAGTTATGTCTCCTACTTGTGCAGGAAGCCGTTTCTCGCACTCATTCTCT TCCAGCTCATTCTCAGTCGCTTGAAAACTGTGTTCACTGTTGGACAGTACTGGCACAGAGTGAAGCCAGACTTCCCTTCCTGCCAGGCTCACCCCTTCGGCAGCCGGTAGAGCCACAGCAGGGCGGTTACCCTCCTGGCTACAGCTCTGGCCGCGGGGCGGGTGGAAATGGACCCAACCTTTATTCTGCGTGTGAGACCTCTGGACACCCCTCTGAGACTTCACTTCCACCCAAGGAAACCACATCTCTAGCTGAAAACCAAGATGAAGATTCACTAGAAGATCCAAATCTCCACTTGAATATTGAGGAACTCAACAAAGAATTTATGGTGAAAAGTGAAGAGCTCTACCAATCTCTCATGAATTGTCACTGGCAGCCTCTCGATACAGTGTACTCAGAAATCCCAGACAAGACCCCCCAAGAGCAAGATGCTCATTAA